The following DNA comes from Brassica oleracea var. oleracea cultivar TO1000 chromosome C5, BOL, whole genome shotgun sequence.
GAGCACACTTCTAGACAGGTATGCTTGCTGGATATCCGTGCAGCGGAATGGAAGAAGATCTTGTAACTCTGATAGAGGGGCCATAGAGACAGGGAGATCAGTGGTGCCTAGGATGGACTGAAAGTACGAAGCAGAATGGGACTTTATGTCATCTGCAGTGAAGATGAGCTGGTCATTCTGATCTTTCAAGAAGTGAATGTGGTTTCTGGTTGCATGCTGTGATACAGTTCGGTGATAAAACACAGTTTTCCTATCCCCGACATCAGCCCATTGCACCCTAGAGCGTTGTCTGTAGAATTTTCCTTCTGTTGTAAGTAGAATATTTAATTCAGCCCTCTGAGAATGCTCCCCCCTTGCTGTAACAATATCAGGAGAAGTAAGCAACGCACGCTGCAGCGAATCAACCACTGCTGATTTCTCACGAACTCGCTGAGAGATACCACTATAGTTGCGTTTATTCAGACCACGAAGCATTGGTTTGAGGAGCTTGAAGGATCTAACCAGTTTGAACTGATTTGTGCCCACAATCTGATTAAATTGCCATCCTTCCCTAACCAAGTCAGCGTACTGAGGATGATCAATGACGTGGTGGAAGAATTTAAAAGGCGTACAAACTTGTCTTCTGAGAGATGGGACGCGGAATAAGCAGGGGGCATGATCAGATTGACTTGGGTCCAAGAAGTCCGCATACGCATCAGGAAAAGAATCAGACCACTGCTGATTAATGAAAGCGTGATCAATATTTGTAGAGATAGGGTCATCATCCTGATTATTTCTCCAAGTAAAGGGAACACCTTTCGCTTGTGCTTCAAACAACTCAGCTTCCTGAAGCGCAAGATTTATATCCTCTATTCCCGAAGTGTCAACCCGAGCAGTGGTTAGAATGGTGACTAATATGCAGAATCTGGTTAAAGTCTCCAAGAACAGCCCACAGACAATGAGAAACCGGAGTAGAGGCATTTAAGGCCACAAGACCCGAGAGAAGAGAACTGCGGTCCTCCAATAAGTTGAACCCGTAAACAAAAGTGACCGTGATGTTAACATTTTCAGAAGGAATAGAAATACCACAAGTCATAGACTGATCTATCACTTGATAAACAAAAACCGTAACACGAGGATCCCAAACAAGAACAATCCGTCCTGCATCATTCTCCTCATAGTTTCCAAAAAACTTCCATCCCTGAGGAATTGCACGCATTATACGCTCCTTATTAGCTTCCAAAATATGTGTCTCCAAAAAAGCTTCGAAAAAAGGTTTATGGATATTAATCCAATCCTTAATCATGGTGTGGCGTCTATCACTATTAAGTCCACGAACATTCCACGCAAAAAACATTATTAATGTTGGGGTTTAGGCTTTTGTGACCTTGCGGCCACACTTCCTATTATTAACTAGGAAGAAAGATTTCTCAGCTTCTTCAGAATGACCAGTACCCTCAGCATAAACACTGCCTAAGCTGATGGACTGGCCCAATTCAATATTCTCGGCACCCTCTTTTGCTTCACCTTCCTCCTCTTGATTCTCAGCCACATTACAGACCGCAGGCTCAACCATCGTAGCTTCTGAGGGTTCTATAGTCACATCACCCATAACCCCATGAGAAGACTTAGAACTTTCTCCAGTAGCACATGGAATCGTTCCAGCAGTGACCGTCTCTGACGTAACCAAGCCATCATCACCACCCTCACCAGCAACAAGGCTACCATCAGACTCGGGCTCTACCTTAGAGTCAACAATCTTATCATTATCAGAGCTCAAGTGACTGGCAAGAGAAGCTCCTTCTGCTTCACATTGAACGTCCTGAAAAGTAACTGGTCCTTTTGCGACAATATTTGTATCATCTTCTTGAAATTTAATCGCTCGTGAACGACTCGGTCTGGACTTAGAGCGCCTACGGGAGGATTCCTTGTCATTTTTCTTTGGAGGTGGTCCCTCATGGTTAGTTGTAGCAGCTCCAACTCTACAGTCCTCCTTCTTATGCCCATACTTCCCACAATTGTCACACTTCAATGGAAGCCATGGATAAGATACATCAATTAGGACCTCTCTCCCGTTAGAGAACCCAGAAGGAATGAGACCCGAGAGAAACAAACATTGGCACTCCTGCAATATTCCAGCAAGATCGCAAGAGCAGTGTTTCGCGGGTTTTAGGATTTGTAACCTTCAGAAGGAATGAGCCTTGACCAATGCTATGGACATAGATTCTCGGACCAGACTTGGCCCATACAGCATTTATTACCCCGATGATCCTACCCATTGGTGGGACATCGCTATGAAACCGAGCAAACAAGTAATCTTTGAACTCCTCCTTAGCTGCAGCGATATTTTCATCTGGGATAAGCACGAAGAGGGCACCAGAAACGTGCTCAGTGGGGGTTCCAAGCTCTTTGAGATCAGATGAACTCTTAAAAACAGAGGCATAATTTCTAACTAGCTCGAGAGCCGGAGCAGCAACAACCGAAGGCAAAGGAGCAGAGTTACCATCAATAGGTTGGGAACCCATTTCCAAAGATGCTGATGGAGGTATTGGACCCGACAAAGACGAATCCATAACCAGCGACAGGGACACAGCACCAGCCACGAGGGCTGGAGAAAAAGGTAGAGACTTGTGGGGGTTAACAGAACAACTAATAACAGAGACCGCTCCAAGTACGTCTCCCTGTATATTTAAATCTGAAAAATATGCAGAATCGGCCAATTTGGGGATGTTGGTTTGTGTCAGTCTATAACAATCATCTCACATCATTTAAGAAGTTGAACGATACTATTCTTAGTCTAGGTTCGAGAAGAAATCAAGAAGTTTGAATCATTTTCACGAGTACATAACCAAATAGATCCAGTTGGAAAATAATATTAAACACCTCAAATCCTCCAGAAAACAGTTCACATCCAAAACAGTAAAACCAAACATGCGACCAAACTTTCGGTTTTGACACATGAGAGATCACTGGAACCTAGATTCACGCGTGCATGACGGCAAAAGACAAGAACAAGTGAATCCCACTACTGGTCTAACAATAGCTTCATTACAGACCTTTTAAAGAATCTCCAGCTTTGCCTGACCTAGCATCTGTCCAAGCTTTGGCTATTGTCTTCTTCATCTCTTCATCTCCTCCCTCGTACATGTTCTGCACAAATATTTCACCCGAAAAAAAAAGAAACAAACCATAAGCAAAAACCAATGAGAAGGTATCTCAACCTCACTAAAAAGAAAAGAGGCTAACCTTCATCATGTCCATGATTCCAGCCATTGGGTCTTTCTCTTTCTCGAGACTTGGCTTAATCTGAACAAAAAAACCACAATGATCATTAACATTAGTTTCACCAGACAAAAAAAAAAAGCCACCACCATATGATGTTATTGAAGCTGAAGAGGTTTCTTTACCTTGTCTTCTTTGTAGTGTATGTCCATCCAGTTTCCTCTCGAAGACTTGAACATAGTGACAACTATCCTCTTAGGCTTTACAAGCACTTTGCACTTCTCGGGGACGATCTCTTTGTGCAACTTCGGGATTGCACATCGGTAGTTCTTCCCTTGAAGATCATGGATTTTGACATCCAAAGACATTGGCTTGAACTCAGCTTCAACCTTGTCTTCATCAACACCTTCCAAAGATATGTAAACCTAGAAAGAAAATAAAAGGCAGAAACAAGAAAGCTCACTACAGAACCAGAGAAAAGCATATGACAGTCACGAAATCGAATCAAAAATCACAGCTTCACCTTGACTTTTTCGTTGTCTTGATCCCAGCTGAACGTTCCGAGAGTTGCATAATTCGCTGCAGGAGAAACCGGTTTAACCGAAGAAGAAACAGGTACGGGAACCGCCGGTTCGACCTCTGGCTTTGCATTTGAAACGCTTGCCGACTCTCTCAGCTACAAAAAATAAAGATATCATTACACTGTCAGGGATCAAAGTAGTCCATCTTCTCAGTAAAAGAGATTGCTTTGTGATTTTTTTTTTTTTTTGACAACAGAATGAACATAGTATCGACACAACCACTAGAGACTTTCCAACTCGAATCCAAAGGGACAGATTCATAAGATTTCAACATAAGACACAAAAACCCTGTTTCACTGTCTAGTCTCCAGCAACTGACACACACACACACGCAAGGACAGAGATTGAAATGGTTCTTCTCGGAATTCCACTATTACAGAGTCCTACTACATTTCAGGTTTGTCGAAAGATAGAGGAGACAACATAACACTTAAGAAACACACGATTGTGGCGAAAAAGGGATTTGGTACCTTCTCCAAATTGCAAATCTCGGAACTGATGAGATTGAGAACACGAGGTCTCTTGGCGATGTTCTGGAGTTGTCTGAGTTCTTCCAAATCTAGCACAACTTCTTCCGCCATCGATAAATAATCTTTGAGCAGTCTTCCCAAGCAAACGAAACGTGTTACAATCTGCTCAGAGAAGGTTGCAGATAATAATATACCGCACCAATGAGAAGGGAACGAGAGCCTTGTGGAAAGTACTAGAAGAAGCCTTTATTGTTATAGGGCTTGATTAAGCTAATTGGGCTCTGTTCTTTTCAAACATATCCAAGCCCAATTTACTTTTCACTTTTTACTATCGCACACGGATCACTGCGATAAAAAGAAAACAAATCACACAGTGAATTGGAAGAGTCTTTACTCAGTTGACCAAAAAAAAAAAAAAGCAAGAGTCTTACTCCTACTCCTACTCCTACTCCTACTCCTAATAGTGTAAATCGAAGAATAATGGCAAATGCTTTAATGAGGCAAAATCCATTCTGTCATATTCTTGCATATTCTCATTAATGAGGCAAAATTCATACTTTTATCTATTCTCATACTCTTCATATCAATGGTTAATATCGAAAGTAGCCCATCTCTTCGGCTTCACCAAGTACTCAAAATATTCCTCAAAATTAATCGAGTTATGGGACCCGCTCATTCCCCTTCTTTGTATCTCTCATTCCTCCGTCGAGTTTCTTCGCTTTCATCGAAAGAATCGGGAGAAATCTGATCGATTGAATTGAGTTTAAATCACTCTGTGGGTTTCGTCGCTTTCATCGAGAGATCAGAGAAATCAATCTCGATTGAATAGAGTTCACTCAATCGGGTTTACTCACTTTCATCGAGAGATTCAGAGGATTCTAGATTAAATAATCACTATGTCGGGTTTACTCGCTTTGATCAAGAGAATCAGAGAAATCACGATTGAATTGAGTTCAAATCACTCCGTCTCCTCGCTTTCATCGAGAGAATCAGAGAATTCTAGATTGAATTGAGTTCAAATCAACTTGTACTTTCCTCGCTTGGATCATTGAGCTATTGATTTCCAACTCAATTCAACTTCAGGTAAATTCAGCGTTCTCTTGGTATGTATCTTAAATATTTGTAAAACCTCATGTTTTGAATCCACCATACATGATTTACAAGATTTGTAGTTGTGATATTAGATAGATAGATGATTCATATTTGTGTTCACAATGAACTAATCGGGAATCAGTGTAGATGGTCTGTCTATTAAGGGAATCCTCCTATTAGGGAATTGGATAATCAACAACTAGTATAATAATCATAAAAAAATGATAGAATGTCGGGAATCAAAGCTGATTATTATTGTGAATTGAAGAGGATAAACAACTAGAACTGCAAACTTGGTAAGACTTGGTTAGATTAGACAGTAAAACTGTAAAGCTTAGTTACACACAAAATTGTGTAACAAAGTATAACTTAGTATAATTTTAAGGGAAAAAAGTTTGTTTAACCCTAATTCATCAGTTTATTACTAGAATGACTCTAATTTTTTTTTTAAATTACTAGAGTTTAAATTTTATACCTATTTTACCCTGAATTCTTTTGTAATCAAAAATAATAATTACGAAAATACCATTACTCACAGACTTATTTTGTCCATGTTTTATGTAGCCACAAACTTATTTTTATTTTTATTTGGCCACAGATTTATCTTTAACTCTATAGACTTAATTAGATTTCTACAGTTTTATTTTGATATATCTGTCGTGTTTGGTCACAGATTTATTAAATATTCACAGATTTAATTTCTTTGGCCACAAATTTACTTATTTTTGACAGACTTATATAGGATTCGATAGATTTGTTTTTCCTTTGGCCACCGATTTTTCTAATTTTGACAGATTTATTTGAGTTTTAACAGATTTATTATCATCTGACCACAAATTAACTTAATTTTGACAGATTTAATATGAATTTGACAAATTTGTTTATCTTTTGACCACATATTTAACTACAATTTGACAGATTTTTTTTTACTTTGGCGACAGATTTAATAATTCTTTGGCCACAAATTAATTAAATTTATTTAACCAAACTGGTGTATGAAAACCGGATTTAACCATTAGATTCTGATTTTTAAAACAATACAGATATGTCAATTAAATTAAACCGAAATCTTTCTACCCAACAAACTAAATTAAATAAACCGAAATGAATTAAGTAAACCAAAACTTAATTTAAACCAAGAAGGAAAAAAACCCTAATGTACAAACCAACCATCACGTCTTCTTCTTCAACGAGAGGTTACGTTTCTTGTGTCATTGAGTTTCTTTTTTCACTTATGGCTCAAGTAAAAATTATTTGCTGTAAATGGATACATGGAAAACCCAAATGGTTATTCGGTGTTGATAAAGGAAAGAAAAGCAAGATAATACCAGTGAACCACAAAACAAGCTACGAAGAATTTGTTCATATGGTGATCAGAGCGCACAATGTTGATACGGAGATTTACGACGTTGAGTTGAGCTACATGTATCCAAAGAAAGTTTTGCTAACATTACCGCAAAAGACACCGCCTATAGATATTGGAAATCAAAGGCAATTTAATGGATTTTTGGAACAAGTTAAAACATATGCAATTCATAGCCACTCATATGCCCATATTTGTAAGTTGTTTAATGGATTTTTGTGAATGTTTTTTTTTCTGTCAACGTACTACGAAAGGAAACACTATTTTATTTTTCTTTAGTTTTTAAACTTGTTAATGAATTAAATTGATAATGGCAATATTGTAGTAAAGAAGAACTATTGGGGTTATTTGGTCTTTATGTACCTATATTCAGATTTGTTGATTACATAGAGTTAAACTAGTAATTAATTAAAAGATTAGGGTTAATCTAAGTAATTTTCTCTAATTTTAATAGCATAACTGTATAACTTAGTATAATTTTGATGGTATATGATTGTTGGTGCTCCTGAATAGTAGAACCAGTGTTTGTAGTCCCCATAGATGGATCAAGAACACAACGTAAATGCGATCGTTGTTTCTGGCAATGTGCAGCTTGGGACTTCTGCAATGAAATTCATTTGACTGCTCGTGACTCGCTAATTGGAGATTAGTTATGTGCTTATGAGTTATGACATGTAATTTTTATCTATTTTTACTAAGTTTATGTAAAATACATTTCACATTATGTAATGTCTCTAGTTTTTCTCTATAAACTCATCTTCTTTTTTTTTATTTTAACTTCAATAAATATATCAATAACAACACTGTATCCAAAAAAGAACATATTGCAAATGTAAAAAATACAATCAAAATTAGTTGAACTTTTACTAAGTTTTATAGTTACTAAAAAAGCTACTTAGTTCAACTTAGATTACTTTGTAAATGATAGAATCTATATTAGTTGAAGTTTTACAGTCACATCAAGTCTTACTAATTTTTCGGAACTTATGGAGAAAGAGATCCAAATTTTATGGGCCGGGTCTGGATTGTCCGCGAAATATCCTTGGTTGGCTTGTAATTATGCAAGTTTCTTTTGGTTTCGTGGTCTTTTGCTAATTTTTCGGATTAAAATAAAGTGTTATTTAATTAACTTTTTGATCAGGAGTATCACATAAATTTTTTTTTTCTGGCAGGAGCTCCTCAGCATTTGATTCGTGCAAATCCACTTTTTATTTAAAGAGAAGCATTTTTTAAAATTAACTTTTGTCTAGTAATTTATTTACAAGTAGTGTCATCAGCACATGCTTCCTTAGCTTTCAATTTTCATAAACCAACACTTACTACACAAATTACAATATATACCATTAGTAATTATATAATATATTGTTATTAATAAAATGACTACACATAGAGATGTCAGACGGGTCAACCCTCGTCCAAGTAGACCAATCCATAGCGGGTTCAACTTTTATGCGGACTGCATGGGTCGGCCCGCTGCGAGCTGAGTTTGTATCTATATGTCCAAGCCCGCCCTGTCTAGATAAGCGGTTTTGCAGGCCAACCTGCGGGTTCAAAATATAATATGTAGTTTTCATGATATGAATATCATTTTATAATATGTTATGTAGTTTTATGATATAAATGTCATTTTAGAATGAATGTGACTTATAAAAGAATTTTTTTTTTTTTGTAAATGATATACATTAGTGCATTAAATTGAAAAAATATATATTTAAAATAGAAAGGTAAGAGAATTCTAAATAAAATGAGAGAGTATAAACAAATATATTTTATAACACTCTTATCAATTAAATTATTTACATATAATACGTTTATTTTTAATTATCATCCAACATATGTGTTCAAAAATTAACAAAATTGAGAATAACTAATTCATTACTATATAATGAATTGAAACAGAAAAGTAAAAAATCATCCATAAACCTATATCAGCTGATACAAAGCAACTGAAAGTTAAAGTGTTAAAATATTTGATTGCAAGATTCACTTTTTTTTTTGTTTGCTGTAATAATTAAATTCCAAAGTTCCTGAAAGAAACATAAAACCTAATTTATGTTGTACAAATATGAAATGCGATTTTATTTAAATGTCTTGTTCATGCTTGTTTTTTTTTCTTTTTGTATTTTAAATGGCTTAAAATTATTTGTTATAGATAACAAAATATTTAAGAGAACATGTGTCTCAAGTTGTTCATAATTTTTATATTCTATCAAAAATTCATTGTTTACGAAATGTTAAGTGGGCCGACCCGCGTCCAAGTAGCCCAACCCGCAGCGGATTCAGTACTTGGATCTGTGTGCTTGGCCCGCCGCGGGTTGCGGTTTGTATATATATGTCCAGACCCATCCACTAGTGGGCTATTTTGACATAACCCGCAGGTTGCGTTCTACCTTGGATCTACATATATTTCCTCAACAAGACAACTTGTCTTGGCTTCTTTTGCAAGATCTGTTATTTCTTTCATGGATACACCGACCAAAATTTTGCCATGGATTGATTGAATTCAAAATACGACAATTTAGAAAGTTGCACGATTCAAGAATCCGATAAAAGGATGAAGTTATAATGATGGTTTTGGTTATGTTGGCTACTTTTATCATCTTGGAGTATAATATTTGATAAACCGGAGCTCGCCGGTCAAGAAGGCCACGACACCACCGGAGTATATTATATAGTTTATGATCCGTGATGTCTGTTCCGTCTCTGAACTCCACGTAGCATATGGGTTTTGATATTAGTAAAGTTTTGGCATAGAAGATGTTGATAAAATGCTAATTTTTATTTATGTTATAACATGTTGTTGTTGATTCTGCAATGTCGACTATTCCATCGACGCAGCTTATTTATTTAAGGACATGGATTGTAGTAGAAGGTGTGTTAAGACAACCATTGGCTGCTTCTACAAAACATGTAATCGAGCTTGAAAAAGATAAGCTTCTTCATTTAGGAACAGTGGACCCATAGAAGTCTCCATTGTCGAAGAAGCAGTTTCCTCTGCATTTGCTTAGAGACCTATCTCATTTTCAGGCCCCGCACAACAGCAGTGAATCTATATTTCAACATTTTTGGCAGCTCGTTTTATTTTCTTCTTAACTGATATATATTTGTATTCTGTTTTTGGTGAAGGTTGGGTCGATGACTCGAGTCCACAATGCGCTAACCTTAGCGAGACGCACATTATTTCAGTATAATGGGTTTTCGTATCCCCTGTATATTATTTGTGAAACATTTTTAAGTTGTAACTTAAGGGATTAGTGCTGACGTGTCGTCACTTCAGCCCTAATCAGAGTCATTTTTAAAGTGGACCAACTTAACTAGAGAAATTAAACGGATGACATTAAGAAACATTAGTATATATGTGTATTAGTGTATATTAGTGCCTATATCTAAGTCTGAGAAGTCCTGTAATTATTAAAGCCCATTGACGTTTTGATACAGGCTATATACCATAAAGTTCTCATTTGCAATATCTCAACTTTAAATGGTTATTTACGATTTTTGATCAGTGATGGCAATAAACATCTCGCATTAATTTTGCGTGATAGGTTATATTCCTTTCGCTAGGAGTATTCCCAAAATTAACTGCTTGCAGAAAAAGAATTGGACAATTGGACAATATGCGAAATCATAATTCAATATAAAAGATATATGCTAAGGAAGTTCCTAAATTTTGAAAACGTGAAATTAAATTTATTTTCCATATACAGAAAATATAAATATTATCAGTTCAATGTATATTCTTCATTGAGCAGGATCCAAACTTGAACAACATTACAAGTTTGTGAAGAGGTAAGCGTGATTTGTAGTTGTGGTTTACTTCTAATTATTCTGAAAATATCCGTGCCCTCTGTATGAGTTATGACTAATTCTGTTGCCGGCTTTTATAGATAACACAAAGGTTTTTTTTTTGCGGATTCAAGAGCTGGGTGATCTTCCTCTTCCAATCACTAATTTGGTTGGAAAGACGTACTTATTCAAGGTTGCTATTGAAAAAGATAACAATCTTTACAAACATGATACTTACAAAGTTGAGAAGATTATCACCAATGAAGAAGTGATTTCAGAATTCGACCCTAATTATGTGTCAACGGTGAAAATTTAAAATTCTGAGATTTTTTGGTTTTCTTTTATTATGCCCAGCTATTAGATTGAAATATGTTTTGAGTACATTATGATTCCAATCATGAATTTGAGCAAAAACTAATGTATTTTAAACCATGGAATCTTATATTTAGGATTCACTGGATAACAGTTTTGATCCAGAGCACTCCATCATCTCCGATGCACCGGAGGTATACTTTATTTCTTTTGGTTTTATATTACGTATATGAATTTGACAATAGTTTATAAGTATCAACACTTGGAACCATATTTCTTTCATTAATAGGGATCGCCTAGAAGATCAGTTCAGCGCACTGAAGCACTGGACTTTGTAGTTTCGATTAAGCAAAACACAGGACACACTTTAATAGGAATTAGCTCTCTTATTAATCAATCTCAAAGCCTTAGAAAATCACTCAAAACTAAAGCACATAAAACTTATGTTCTATCACACGTTGATACCTCCATATATATAAGAGATTAAAGTCCTAAACTCACAACTCATGATATTTAGATAACTCCTAAATATCAAGACTTTCCTATTTTCTATAATCCATATCTCGGTAGGAATTATCTCTTAAGTATTTCAAGCCGATCCAACATTCTCCCCCTTAAGCTTGAAATCATCTTTCAAAACATCCTCTACTCCTATGAGCTCCCTCATTTCCTTGAACTTCAATTTTCCCAACGCTTTAGTTAGTATATCAGCCCTTTGCTTGGTCCCGGCTATATGATGCACTTCAATCAACTCATTATCCACACACTCACGGATAAAATGGTAGCGTCGATGAATATGCTTGCTGCGGCCGTGAAACACAGGGTTCCTTGACAATGCTATAGCTGACTTGTTGTCTATCATGATCGAAACCTT
Coding sequences within:
- the LOC106343774 gene encoding calcyclin-binding protein isoform X1, which translates into the protein MAEEVVLDLEELRQLQNIAKRPRVLNLISSEICNLEKLRESASVSNAKPEVEPAVPVPVSSSVKPVSPAANYATLGTFSWDQDNEKVKVYISLEGVDEDKVEAEFKPMSLDVKIHDLQGKNYRCAIPKLHKEIVPEKCKVLVKPKRIVVTMFKSSRGNWMDIHYKEDKIKPSLEKEKDPMAGIMDMMKNMYEGGDEEMKKTIAKAWTDARSGKAGDSLKGL
- the LOC106343774 gene encoding calcyclin-binding protein isoform X2, translating into MAEEVVLDLEELRQLQNIAKRPRVLNLISSEICNLEKLRESASVSNAKPEVEPAVPVPVSSSVKPVSPAANYATLGTFSWDQDNEKVKVYISLEGVDEDKIKPSLEKEKDPMAGIMDMMKNMYEGGDEEMKKTIAKAWTDARSGKAGDSLKGL